TTCTATCTATccgagcagctcagtgtgttgGCAAAAGCATGCCTAATTAGTAGCTGAGTAACAATAAACAGTTTGTCTTGACTAAAATCCAGGTGGGAACTATCttgaacagcagcagcagcagcgactCAGTTGATGGTTGAGTGAGCGTTCAAGCAGCGTCTGAAACTATCACCGGCCAAATGCAGGTAAATTGTTGGCAGTGGCATGTGAAATCGTCAGGCCATCCGCCACTTTGGCAGAAAgggaaaaaagttaatttcagACCCTGTTTTCAAGGCACTTATATTTTTAAAGTGAGGAAACAGCTTTTGtccacttttttttgtcaaattattGCCAGGAAGCTAGCAAACTCCCTGTGCCAAGAACAACCTCTACGCTATTGCTGCTGCTTGATGAATgtgcagggggaaaaaaatacttgtacAGCGAACATTTTAAACGTTATTTTTACATCTAAGAGTGTAAAGAATGATATAAACAAAGCTCCAATGCTAGGGTTATATATAGCCCCTTTCTTCACTTCAACAGCATGGAACAGAGATGACCTTATCCATCGTGTTTATAAGCTACACAAACACCTTTTtccaggttttctttttttatttacctgGAGTAGGTTTTGTGGTAAGAATACCAACAGACAGTTACTCCTTTAATCATGCCCTACACACAGTCCACAACCGAGCTGTCGTCCTCCTCAGCTCCCCACTCCCCAAACCTCATCTGAGGGGACGGAGCTGCTGGGTGGAGGTTGTTAATGTCATCCAAGGCGTCTGGGTCCGTGTCGTCACTGGCACCAATCCCCATGTGACCTCCTTCCTCCCGGTGCGTGCGGATGTGTTTCCGCAGCGCTGCGGGCTCCTTGAAGCTGCGGTTGCAGAAGGGGCAGCAGCACGGCCTCTCTCCGGTGTGGATGAGCTGGTGGTGTTTGAGGTGCTGCAGGCGGCTCAGGCGCTTCCCACAGATGGCGCACACGTAAGGTTTCTCTCcggtgtgtgtgcgcctgtgtttgCGCAAACCGTCCAGGTGGCGGAAGCAGTTTCCACACTCGGAGCAAGAGTAtggcttctcacctgtgtgtATGCGCAGGTGGGTTTTAAGCGCGCCTGACTCGCGGAAGCGACGACCACAGACTCCACACGGATagggcttctctccagtgtggaTGCGGATGTGCTTCTTCAAGCTGGAGATCAGACGGAAGGTCTTTCCACACTCCAAGCAGTGGTGAGGCCGATCTCCAGAGGGCTCCCCTACTGTATCACAGACCGAAGGTCCTGCAGAGTCCTCTGCCCTGCCCGGTGAGACACTGTCCACTCTCCCGCCTACAGCAGTCCTAGCCAACGGTTTCTGTCCATCAAGTCCGCCCTGTTGCAACACACCACCGCATTCTCGCACAGGTCTTTGGTGACGCATGGGGTGAGTAAAGGCACGCTGGGAACCTCCCTCCCCTCCGACTTCAACGTAGCCAAGGTCACCATCATCGACTCTGTTGTCATCAGGCAACCCAGGCTCCTTCCTGCTGGGCTGGCCAGAGCTTGAAGTGGGCCCCTGCTCTTGTTTAATCTCAAACCTGGATGCTCCACCTGGTCCCTGAGACTGCCGCTCATCTAACAAAACACGCAGAAATGGGTAATGTAGAAGCATTATAATATCAGACACACCAAAAACTCTATATGTCCATTTAAAGTGAGTTATTGATTAATTTGTTCTGACTCACAGTCGAAGGAAACCCGAATGATACAGTataacacacacagtacacattgTATATTTACCTGGTCTGCTGGAATCTGAGCACATATGAGATGTGTTGGAAGCAAAGGATTCCAGAGCGTGGTTAGTCACAGAGCCATCTGGTTGGATTGAAAGCTGGCACATTTTGTAGTCATCTCTGGGCTCAAACCCATGAAGCGAATCATCCACAGAGCCACCGAGACCCATGTCAACACCGGCTCCATTCACATTTCGGGCGTTCTGGTGATCCCGGTCCAAGCCTGAAGTCATTGAAGCCATGGAAGACAGCGATGGGGCGAAAACGGACTGACTAATTGACTGAGGGCCCGTGTATGAGATCTGAAGCTGGTCTATGAGCTTCTGAGCACTACACAGACACTCCTGTAAAGTCTTCAACTCCCGCTCTGACACTTCCAGACGCACTTTGAGTCTTTCATTCTCTTGTTCCTTATGTAGCAACTCTTGTTGAGTCTCATTGAGCACAAGCACCACTTCGCCCAGGAGAGTGTCTACTGCAGCGGACATGGCACTTTGAATGGTCGGGGCGAGACGTGATTTGAGCGACATTACGGTCACGCTGCCCTGCGAAGCTCCGTATCCAGCCTTGTCCGCTTTCCGATCATAACAGGACTCTACCCCGGTCCTTTCGGGAATGTTGATTATACTTTGCTTACGATTTCCACTGTGGACTGAGCTGTTGCTGCTATTTGAGGGAGAGGAATCCATGCTGCCCGCATAGCCGGTCCTCCTGGAAGTCATGATTTTAATGCAGTTATCTAGCTTGAATTCAGTTAACGTTAAGCTAACGTTTACAGGCTACGCTAACTATGAGACTAAAATACAGTCCAAACTTCTAACGAACTGGATTAATTATGCCAGTTGTGTTGCTGTAATTTGTCAGAACAATGAGTGAACTGGCACCAATTACATCTGCCCCATTAGCTGTTTTAACTGGCGTCGCTGACAAAAACAAGCTAGTCAACTCTGATATGCGGCTCTATGCTGGGCCTGACTccgctagctaacattagcctgctaacgttagctttaaaACTAACAGCGCCGGTCGGTAAAAGACGTGCTCTTGCAACCACTGTGACTCTGCGGGAGAAACGTGCTGACGGTCTTGAACGGCGTTATTCAAGCCCGTGAATTATTGTTCAAACACTTTGATACAATGGCCCTCAGCAGCGACTCACCCATTTCAGCTTCTTTCAGCAGAACTGCACTGACTGTAGTCTTGTACTGAGAGGCCTGTCGCACAGGAATGACGTCAACAAAGAAGCTCTTTGCAGGGCGTTTTCTCTGCCCTGGGTGTTACATTGAAGGAAGTATCATCGTTCAGCAGAGCGTTACAAAGAAGCCAAAGTAATGTGGATTTGTCTTTAATTAAATTACCTTCTGcatgttcaaacaaagaaagtcagaggaccactggagaattgggaaaacaggtcttctccgagctctgcagggcttgtgcatgatgctgatttcttcgatgtaaataaacctttataatcaagaaacagtgtcggcGGATTCCTCTCCACATAGCATTACAGCATCGCTACCGATTACACCACACATGTCAAACCATTTTTTTTCGATTGAATCTTGGTAAtcaaaagtgtttttaaatgtgtcattttttatTGCTGGTATTTGTATATAGACCTATTTTAGAtttatttgggttttatttgcttttactcGATATCGTTTACTTAGGCTACTTGAAATGTTACCTATTTTTGttgaacgttttttttttactatttactttACCTATTTACTTGTACTTTTATGTCGTAGGCTACACTgctaaagattttcatttttctaaGCACAATTATCTATTCTATCCtattgtaatttaaaaataaaatttgcttTAAACCCTACATTTACACACGGTTTTCTACTTTCCAACTAAAATAAAACGTAATTCAATCACATGTTTGTTGTGTTTAACATGTCTGTCTTCAGCGGGCACAATTGGGTGAATGAGAcatatttattttgattcatttcatttattcttCTGATATTCCGTCCAATCAGTTTCCCCAGTTGACCGAGGAGGTGGGGAAATACAGATACAAAGAAACATGGAATGACCTCGCAGAGTAAGAAATAACTAgctgttttcctgtttttaagTCACTGttaagcctgcaggaagacccCGTGTGTCAAGTGGTTATAAAATAGGCAATTCCATTGATTGATATCTAATTGGACAATAAAAACAGGCATGAATGAAAGATTTTACaaatgaatttataaaaaaaataaacagagtAAATTACTAGATATTTTTCGATAATTGATATTTCaataaaatacatatacatagaTTAATAAACAATGGTCTTCCGTGGGCAAGTCGTGTCTTTTTCTTTATGCAGCATACTGGCTTTTGTTGCAAGTCTAATAAAAAAGTATCACTTGGCTTTATTTCGCACACTTAAATAGCATACTAATTGGCAAATGGCTTAGTGATCTTTTGAGAATCGTGATAGTCACTTGTTTCTTTATTCTTGCATGACATTATGTCCATGGCAAATGTATTTGCCTGCAAGTTAAGTTTCGGGGTTAAGAATGGTCCATACTTCGCGGCAGTGCAGCAGCCATTTGCGGGCAAAAACTGgagttttcctctttttctatcTAAAATGTTACTTCCAGTATTTCAGATCTAGTACCCGCAGGTCATCGACCTCTCAGATGGTTATACAAACTCTGAAACTGGCGGAGAAGATAACAGTGTATCCCACATCAACAGTCTGCTGCAGACTGCGCTGCAAATGCAGGATGCTGTGGAACTGACCAAACGTATCATGTACTTTCTGATACTTCGCAGATGAACCGCTTATTGTCACAGTGACAGTGCAATCCATCATGAAAACTAATTAATGTCACCCCCACCCAGTTGTGTAACTGACAAGACACAGACCTCGCCTGTCTCTTTGCTTAATAccttattcatgtttttttctacagtattttctccttttagGCTCTAGGAGGCACTGTAGACGGCTTTATTAATGAATGATACTGAGGTCAAGTAACTAGCCCTACATTAACTAATCATCTCCCATTGGAATGGCTCCTCACAATCATGAATAGGCCTATACTGAGAACATGGTTTTCTTAATCACGTTATTGTCAGTTCAACTAAAAAAGATCAGAATCCTCAACACAGTCCACTGAATACTGAAGAATTCATTAGGCCTACATTATAATTGAGAACGTGTGTTGCAGTGCCTCATTCCTGCATCTTTTTAAAAGCAGCTAGATCTTTTAAAGATGAAAACAAGTTTAAAAAGTGAACTAATGAAAGAAGAATCTTGTTAGTCTAGTTTTATGGATCACATTTGCCTCATTCAGGGAATGAGTTAGCCAAAGCTGACTCCCCAagtttgtgttgttttcccCTAGGCTGTTGAAACATCACAATTAATGATTTACTTCACTATTAATTTGTGAAATCTGCCTTATTGGCCCAATAGCCATGATCATATATTACTGTGCATGTTATAAATCAAGCCCTCATGCTATTTGATGTTATTATAATCAGACCCTGTAGTATTCATTTGGACTGCTTCCATTTcacata
This genomic interval from Perca flavescens isolate YP-PL-M2 chromosome 13, PFLA_1.0, whole genome shotgun sequence contains the following:
- the si:ch1073-224n8.1 gene encoding zinc finger protein 16 isoform X1 is translated as MTSRRTGYAGSMDSSPSNSSNSSVHSGNRKQSIINIPERTGVESCYDRKADKAGYGASQGSVTVMSLKSRLAPTIQSAMSAAVDTLLGEVVLVLNETQQELLHKEQENERLKVRLEVSERELKTLQECLCSAQKLIDQLQISYTGPQSISQSVFAPSLSSMASMTSGLDRDHQNARNVNGAGVDMGLGGSVDDSLHGFEPRDDYKMCQLSIQPDGSVTNHALESFASNTSHMCSDSSRPDERQSQGPGGASRFEIKQEQGPTSSSGQPSRKEPGLPDDNRVDDGDLGYVEVGGEGGSQRAFTHPMRHQRPVRECGGVLQQGGLDGQKPLARTAVGGRVDSVSPGRAEDSAGPSVCDTVGEPSGDRPHHCLECGKTFRLISSLKKHIRIHTGEKPYPCGVCGRRFRESGALKTHLRIHTGEKPYSCSECGNCFRHLDGLRKHRRTHTGEKPYVCAICGKRLSRLQHLKHHQLIHTGERPCCCPFCNRSFKEPAALRKHIRTHREEGGHMGIGASDDTDPDALDDINNLHPAAPSPQMRFGEWGAEEDDSSVVDCV
- the si:ch1073-224n8.1 gene encoding zinc finger protein 275 isoform X2 → MDSSPSNSSNSSVHSGNRKQSIINIPERTGVESCYDRKADKAGYGASQGSVTVMSLKSRLAPTIQSAMSAAVDTLLGEVVLVLNETQQELLHKEQENERLKVRLEVSERELKTLQECLCSAQKLIDQLQISYTGPQSISQSVFAPSLSSMASMTSGLDRDHQNARNVNGAGVDMGLGGSVDDSLHGFEPRDDYKMCQLSIQPDGSVTNHALESFASNTSHMCSDSSRPDERQSQGPGGASRFEIKQEQGPTSSSGQPSRKEPGLPDDNRVDDGDLGYVEVGGEGGSQRAFTHPMRHQRPVRECGGVLQQGGLDGQKPLARTAVGGRVDSVSPGRAEDSAGPSVCDTVGEPSGDRPHHCLECGKTFRLISSLKKHIRIHTGEKPYPCGVCGRRFRESGALKTHLRIHTGEKPYSCSECGNCFRHLDGLRKHRRTHTGEKPYVCAICGKRLSRLQHLKHHQLIHTGERPCCCPFCNRSFKEPAALRKHIRTHREEGGHMGIGASDDTDPDALDDINNLHPAAPSPQMRFGEWGAEEDDSSVVDCV